ACTACTTGGCTTACTGCCACAAAAACGGTTTGCGCTGTGCAAGCCCCTCGGCGTTTGAGAGCGGCCTTTTTTGCCTACTTTTTGTGGCTGCTGACAAAAAGTAGGTCGCCGAAGGCATAAAAATTAAAATAGAATGGAAATACCTCCCAAACGAACCGAAGGCAAAAAACAATAATCCATCCCCAAACGAACAAAATCGTCCTAACGCAATAAGAGGCTCCCCATGAAAATACTCATCACCGGCATCACAGGGCGCATAGGCGGCAATTTGGCGGCGCAACTCGTTGAACAGGGGCATCAAGTTCGCGGGCTTGTATGGCCTAAAGACCCGCGCGTAGAAAAATTTGAGGGCATCGACCTCGAACTCATTGAAGGCAGCCTCACCGAATACGAAGACGTGGAAAAAGTCACCGATGGCGTCGATATCATCTATCACCTCGGCGCGGCCTTTCAGGGAGGCGGTCCATTTAAGGACAACGACTACTTTGAAATCAACCTGCGCGGCACATTCCATATGCTCAAAGCCGCAACCCAACAGGACAACCTCAAGCAATTCATCTTTGCCAGCACAGACGCACTCTACGCCAAATATCCCCCTGAAGGAATGGACAAACCCATCCGAGAAGACGCAATGCCCAGAGAACCGAGCGGTTGGTACGCCCTATCCAAATCCGTCGGAGAAGAAATGTGCTACGGATACTGGCGCACCCACCAACTGCCCATCACCATCTTGCGTTTTTGCCTCGTCGTCGGAGCGGGTGAAATCCTCGACTTCCGCCAATTTTACCTGAGCAAACTCAAAGGGCTTCCCGAACTCAAAGCCCTCTGGCGCGGCGAAGAACGCCTCCTCCTGCTCAAAGACATGAAAGGTCGCTCCTACAAAAAACACATTGCCGACGTACGCGACATAGTACACGGCTGCATCTGTGCCTTAAACAAAACACAAGCCGCCGGACACGCCATTCAACTCGGCGGACCGCGACCATTCACATGGGCCGAAGCCATCCCGTACTTGTCCCAACGCCTGAACATACCCTACCAGGAAGCCATCATACACGGCGCGCCTACACATTACGAATTCGACCTGACCAAAGCGCGCGACCTGATCGGCTTTAATCCGCAATACGACATCATTCGCATGATCGAAGATGCCATCGCCTATCGAGAGGGAAAAACCATCAACGTCTTGCCCACTGAATAGGATCAGGATGGCAGAAGGAAGCACATGTCTCAACCCAACATACTCATGATCATATCAGACCAGATGACGCCCTTTCTCACGGGTGCTTATGGCCATCCCGTCGTCCAAACGCCTGCACTAAACGCACTGGCAGAAAACGGCATTCGCTTTGATGCGGCCTATACCCCCTTCCCGCTCTGTTCACCTGCACGCGCCTGCTTCATGACGGGGAACAACGCCGCAAAAATCGGGGCGTATGACAACGGTGCTGAACTCCGTTCGGACATCCCCACATTTGCCCACCATCTCACCCGCACCGGATATGACACCGTCCTATCTGGCAAAATGCACTTCATAGGTGCGGACCAACTCCACGGCTTCAGCCGCCGCCTCACCACAGATATCTACCCGGAAGATTTCCGGTGGGTCAAACCCGAATGGATACACATCAAAGAAACCAAAGGGGAAAATTACCGGGCCATCATGGAACAGAGAGGCAGGTATAACGCCGCAAATTACGACGGGCACAAGATCCGAATCGACACATGGCACGGTCCTCTTAGCTACGACGAAGAAACGCACTTCCGATCACTGGAATACCTCCACGCCATCGGCGCACAGAAAAATCCCAAACCCTTCCTCCTGTGCGCGTCTTATCACCACCCCCACGAACCCTTTTGGCCGCCCCAATCCTATTGGGACATGTACGAAAATGCGGACATCGAAATCCCCACCTTACCAGACAACCTGGACGACACATACTCCATGATGGACAAATGGCTCAACGCCTATCACGGCACGCGCAAACACGACCTGCGCGACCCGGACGCCCTCTACAAACTCCGCCGCGCCTATTACGGACTCGTCACATACATGGACGACAAAGTCGGGGAACTCCTCGCCTCGCTAAAAGAAAATGGCCTGGACGACAACACCATCGTCATCTTCTTTTCCGATCACGGCGACATGCTCTGCGAAAAAGAAATGGTCCAAAAACGAACCTTCTACGACTGGTCCAGCCGCGTACCCTTCTTTATCCGCTTTCCAGACCATTACAAAGCCGGCAGCACAATCGACCAGCCCGTCTCGCTCATTGACCTGTTGCCCACCTTATGCGACATGGCGGGATTGGAAGACCACTACCCCTGCGACGGCTCCAGCCTGATACCCCTCATTGAAGGCGCAGAAACAGAAGACCGAGAAATTATTGTTGAAGCCCACGAAGCAGTCGGCGCCCCCTGCGTCATGATTCGCAAAAACAATTACAAATACAACCACATCCACGGACACGAACCACAGCTTTTTGACCTCGACGCCGACCCGGGCGAATGGAATAATCTCAGCGGTCAGCCAGACCATGCGGAAATCGAAACCCATCTTCGCACGCGCATCCTCGACAACTATGACCTCGACGCCATAGCCGAAGCCAATTTAGACAGCCTGTATCGCAGACAACTCATCCACGAGGCAATGCAAGCCAACGGCACATCCTGGGCGTACAATCCGAGCTTTGACCCAACCAAAAACGCACAAGCGCAATATCTTCCATAACGAACAGGAGCAACCAATGTCCAATAACACACCATTCATCGTCGATAAAAACCTCGGCGTCAACATGACCGTCGAACCAGAAGACCTCACGCAAACCAACGCCGATGGAGAAGCCGTCATCGCGCCGACGCAAGAGGAAAAATACCTCTTTGATGCGCGCGGCTGGTTGCTCTTTCCGGGCGTCCTTTCCGATGACGACATACGCGACATGCGCGAATTTGCACTACAGGTCAAACACAACCCGCAATCGCTGCCCGAACACGAACAATCCTACCTCGCAGGTCCCTTGCAAAAACTCGCCGACCACCCCATAGTCGTCGGCTTTATGAACGAATTTGTCGCACATCCCCATCTCGCCAGCCCCGATGGATATGGCTTTCGCATGGAAGCATCGGGCATTCGATTTCGCTCAACGCGCACTGGCGAAGTCGGCGGCTTTCGCCCGCACAATGGCAACGGCCTGTTTCGCTTTGCAATCGACTCGCACCACTATCAGTGCATCCCCGGCAAAGCGTATAGCGGTCTAACCCGCGTGGTCTGGGAACTCGCCCCTGTAAAAAAAGGCAAAGGCGGAACACTGGTCGTCAGCGGCAGCCACAAAGCAGTTTATGCCGCGCCAGAATCCATTCACGACCCAAACTCACCCATCTGGGACACCTACGAATGCCCGGCTGGCTCACTGCTTTTCTTCACCGAAGCCATCACCCACAGCGCCACACCCTGGACAGATGACACAACCGACCGCGTTGCCATCTTCAACCTCTACAACACCATCGGCGCCAAATGGAGTAACTGGCATCCACACCCGGACCTGCTCGCCTCCATGCCACCCAAACGCCAGAGCCTGTTTCGAGACGTGCGCTGTGCAGCCAATCGCATTGGCGGCAACGGACGCTACCACGGTGGAAATCTCAGTGAGATGAAAAAATAACAGGTCATTAAAACAAAAAATTCTGGAGACTCTTATGCCAAACCTATCTAATCGCCCCAACATCCTCTTCTTTTTTCCCGACCAACTTCGCTTTGATTGGATCGGCAGCAATCCCGACATTGCCGTACGCACGCCCAATCTGGATCGCCTGCAAAAAAATGGAGTAACATTCTCCAAAACCGTCTGTCCCGCACCTGTATGCGCGCCCAGTCGCGCCTGTGTTGCAGCCGGCACAGAATACGACAACTGTCCCGTCAAAGGAAACAGCGACGACTATCCCACAGACCGCGCCACTGTTTACAGCATGCTCCGCGACAGCGGATACCACACACTGGGATGCGGAAAATTCGACCTCAACAAAGGCACCTGCACATCCAACCTCCCGGCCTGGGGACTGGATGGCAAACGCCATTTGAACGAATGGGGATTCTCGGACGGCATCAACAACGAAGGCAAAATAGACGGCGCCAACAGCGGGCGCGAAAAACCGCAAGGACCCTATTTGCAATACCTCGAAGAGCGCGGCCTGCGCCAGATACACCTCAATGACTTTGCCAACCGCAAAGGCCAGCGCAGTACCTTTCCCACGCCACTGCCCGATGACGCCTATTGCGACAACTGGATCGGGCAAAACGGCCGGGACCTCATCCAATCAGTCCCCGAGGGCAAACCCTGGTTCATACAGGTCAATTTCAACGGCCCCCACCTGCCCCTGGACATCACGGAAAGCATGGCAAAACTCTACGAAAACGTCGATTTCCCACAGCCGAACCGCAACGACCAACTCACGCCCGATGAACTCCTCAGAGCCAGGCGAAACTACTCCGCCATGGTCGAAAATATCGACCATCAGGTTGGTCTCTACTTAGACCTGCTCGAAGAACGGGGCGAATTGGACAATACCCTCATCGTCTTTTCCTCGGATCACGGTGAAATGCTCGGCGACCACAACTCCTGGGGCAAGGGCAAACCCCTGCACCCCTCGGCCAGCGTGCCCCTCGTCATATCGGGACCCGGTGTACAGCAGGGCATAACCCATGACCTGCCCACAACCAACCTGGACCTCACTGCCACCTTCCTCGACTACGCGGGCCTGGGCATTCCCGACGACATGGACAGCCGATCCCTCCGCAATCTCCTCGAAGGCACAACCAGTACGCATCGAGACATCGTCCTATCCGGTCTGGGCAACTGGCGCATGGCTTATGACGGCCGCTACAAATACATCGAAGGATTTGGCGACACATCCATGCTCTTTGACCTGGACACCGACCCACTCGAAAACAACGACATCATCGACAACCCGGGCGTCTCAGCGCATATTGAACGGCTGAAAGCAGAGTTGATACAATGACCAACCATCGCCCCAACATCCTCTTTTTCTGCTCTGATCAGCACCAGACCGCTGCATCGGGGTGTTATGGTCACGCAGAAGTACAAACCCCGAATATCGACCGCATTGCCGCATCTGGCATTCGCTTTAACAGAGCCTACTGCCAATCTCCCGTCTGTGTACCCGCGCGCGGCTCAATCATCACCTCGCAATACCCCCACACCCACGGCGCGCGCATCTTACAAGACGCACTATCCCCCAACACGCACACCATTGCCCATCACTTTGCCGAACACGGCTATCAAACCGGGGCAATAGGCAAAATGCACTTTGTGGATGAAACGCAAAAACACGGATTTGATTACCGCCTGGAAATGGGAAACTTTAGAAAAACACTCACAGATGAAGAATGGCGGGAACTCCAGCGGGACCAGGGCGGCGGAGGTGGCACATCGGGACGACCGTCCAAATTATCAGCGCGGTATTTTCAAGACACGTATTACGCCGACGAAACCGTGCGGTATCTGCGCGAAAAAAGGGACCCCAACAAACCCTTTATCCTCTGGTCATCCTACTTCATGCCGCACACGCCCCTCGTCCCCATGCAGCAATACTTCGACCTCTACAATCCCGAAACCCTCACCCTGCCCGAACGCAGTGACAACGCGCTGGAAACCGGCTTTGAAGGCCACCTCATGCGCGCCAAACAGCGGGGGTGGTACGCGCAAACAGACGAAGAACTCGGCCGCGCACTCGCCGGATACTACGGCAACATCAGCCAGATGGACGCGTGCATCGGCAAAGTACTCGACACACTCTACGACCTCGGCCTCGACCAGAACACCATCATCGTCTATACCTCAGACCACGGCGAAATGGCCGGCGCACATCGCATGTGGACCAAACACAACATGTATGAACAATCGGTCTGCGTACCACTCATCATCCGCCTGCCCGGAGACATGCAGGCCAACACCTCGCACAACCACCTCGTCGAACATGTGGACCTCTACCCCACACTCGCCGAATTGTGCAACTTGCCCATTCCCCAAAATATCCACGGACGCAGTTTTGCCCCTCTGTTTGACAACCGAACCTACCAGCCGCGCGAATATGCCTACTCCGAATACGATTTTTGTCACAGTGTCTTCACGCGAGACAATCGGTATGTGGGCAACCCGCCAATCCTCATGGTTCGCACAGATCGCTGGAAACTCAATTATCTGAGTTGGGCACGCTCTGAACTCTTTGATCTCGAAAACGACCCGAATGAATTTCGCAACGTCATTGACGACCCCGCAAATGTTAGTATCGCGCGCGAACTCACCGACATTGCGAAACGGAGGTATGAAAACTGACCGCAACGGAATAACCAACCAATGATATAAGGAGCACATCATGCCTACTTTTCAAACACCCGACGGCACAAAAGTCAGAATGAGCGGAAAAGAACTCGTATTTGGAGAAACCATCTTCTCGCCGAGGGAATCCAACGACATCCTCACAGACACGGAAGCATTGAGACAGCGAATGGAAGAAGACGGGTATCTCATCATCCGCAACTTCCACAACCGCGAAGACATCATGAAAGCGCGAAAAGAAGTTGTCGATCACATGGAAAGCCAGGACCTGCTCGCCGAAGGATCGACACTTGAAGATGCCATCATCGGCGATAGAAAACGCTCCATGCGCTTCAAAGACAGCCTGGTCAAAACATGGCCCGGCTTTCTCAACATCGTCGATGGCAAAAACACAATGGACTTCTTCGGTCGCTTTTTGGGTGGTCCCGCCCTCTCGCTCGATCACAAATGGCTGCGCGCCGTCAGAACGGGTGGCAATGCGGGAATGCACTGCGACATCGTATATATGGGCGCGGGCACCAACAATCTCTATACCATGTGGACAGCTCTGGGCGACATCTCACTCGACATGGGACCACTCGCCCTCTGCCTGGGATCGCACAAACTCGAACATCTTCGCAATACCTACGGCGCATCGGATGCACACGACGACTTGATCCAGGGCGCATTCTCCAACGACCCCTACGATGTCATAGAAACCCTCGGCACCACATGGGCAGCCACGCCATTTCAGGCAGGCGATGTCGTCATCTTCGGCATGTACTTCATGCACGCCTCTCTCGAAAACACCACCAACCGCTTTCGCATCAGCAGCGACACGCGCTACCAACTCGCCACAGAAGCCACGGACCAGCGACACATGGGCAAAGACCCCGACGTAATACCCAAAGCAGATCTGTCCGAACGCAAGTCCATCGAAGAATACCGCGCGGAATGGGGCCTGGCGAAGGAGACCGCTTGAAATGTCAGGCATCACACAGTACAAACCCGACAAAGCTTATGAAGGCTACACCCTATTTTCAGAAACCTTTGCGGAACCAAACTGGGAAGTCGGCAAAGAAGCCGTGGTGTACCTCATCGACATGAACGGAGAACCCGCCCACACATGGCACCTCACGCAACACACCGTCCAGTCCCACTGCCGATTGCTGCCCAACGGCCATCTTCTGGTACCCACCCACGACCGCTCGGGCGTCACGCAGTGCAGCAACGTCGGCATTTTTGAATACGATCCCGACAGCACACTCGTCTGGCGCGTGCGCTGCCGCACCGACCACGACTATCAGGTGCGCGACAATGGGAATCTGCTCATCCACACGCTCAACGAAACCATGTGCCCGCCCCTGGGACCTGAACTCAAACGCCACCCGTATATGATTGAGATTACGCGAGACAAAGAATTGGTCTGGGAGTGGAAAGGCGAAGAGCATCTGGAGGACCTCGAAGCCTGTCTATCCCCCGAAGCATGGCAACACGTTCTGGATCGCGCCACCGGACGATTTGCCTTTGACTGGGCGCACAACAACACGCTCCAACTCATTCCACCTCATAAAAACGAGGGTGACGCGCGCTTCAAACCCGGCAACATCTTCTTCTCCTACCGCAGCAACGACGTCATCGGCGTGATTGACTACGACACTGGCGACATTGTCTGGGCATGGGGACCCGGCATCATCGACGGGCAGCACAAACCCCACATACTCGCAAACGGCAATGTACTGATCTTCGACAACGGCACCCTGCGCGGATATTCTCGCGTAATTGAACTCAATCCCCTTACCGAAACCATCGAATGGGAATACGTCGCAGACCCCAAAGAAGCGTTCTTCAGCGCGGCCATTTCCGGTGCCCAGCGCCTGCCCAATGGCAACACCCTGATATGCGAAGGCGGTAAGACCCGACTTTTTGAAGTCGCGCCAGATGGGGAAATCGTCTGGGAATTTATCAACCCCTATCGCCACGAAAACGGGCGCCCCGTCATCTATCGCTGCTTGAGATATTCACCCGAATACGCAGCCCCTCTTCTGTTCTGAAAGGAGTTTTTATACCTATGTCTTCTCCCAACGTAGTCTTTGTAATTACCGATGATCAGGGCTATGGCGACCTTGGATGCCACGGCAATGACATCATCCAGACGCCCAACCTCGACAAGCTTTATACCGAAAGCGTGCGATTTACCAATTACCACGTCGGTCCCACCTGCGCGCCCACCCGGGCGGGCATTATGACGGGACGCTATTGCAACTGCACGGGCGTGTGGCACACCATTGCGGGACGCTCGCTATTGCGCAAAGACGAAACCACCATCGCAGACTTTTTCAAAGCAGCGGGATATCGCACCGGCATGTTTGGCAAATGGCACCTGGGCGACAACTATCCATTTCACCCGCACAATCG
This genomic window from Gemmatimonadota bacterium contains:
- a CDS encoding NAD(P)-dependent oxidoreductase; protein product: MKILITGITGRIGGNLAAQLVEQGHQVRGLVWPKDPRVEKFEGIDLELIEGSLTEYEDVEKVTDGVDIIYHLGAAFQGGGPFKDNDYFEINLRGTFHMLKAATQQDNLKQFIFASTDALYAKYPPEGMDKPIREDAMPREPSGWYALSKSVGEEMCYGYWRTHQLPITILRFCLVVGAGEILDFRQFYLSKLKGLPELKALWRGEERLLLLKDMKGRSYKKHIADVRDIVHGCICALNKTQAAGHAIQLGGPRPFTWAEAIPYLSQRLNIPYQEAIIHGAPTHYEFDLTKARDLIGFNPQYDIIRMIEDAIAYREGKTINVLPTE
- the betC gene encoding choline-sulfatase gives rise to the protein MSQPNILMIISDQMTPFLTGAYGHPVVQTPALNALAENGIRFDAAYTPFPLCSPARACFMTGNNAAKIGAYDNGAELRSDIPTFAHHLTRTGYDTVLSGKMHFIGADQLHGFSRRLTTDIYPEDFRWVKPEWIHIKETKGENYRAIMEQRGRYNAANYDGHKIRIDTWHGPLSYDEETHFRSLEYLHAIGAQKNPKPFLLCASYHHPHEPFWPPQSYWDMYENADIEIPTLPDNLDDTYSMMDKWLNAYHGTRKHDLRDPDALYKLRRAYYGLVTYMDDKVGELLASLKENGLDDNTIVIFFSDHGDMLCEKEMVQKRTFYDWSSRVPFFIRFPDHYKAGSTIDQPVSLIDLLPTLCDMAGLEDHYPCDGSSLIPLIEGAETEDREIIVEAHEAVGAPCVMIRKNNYKYNHIHGHEPQLFDLDADPGEWNNLSGQPDHAEIETHLRTRILDNYDLDAIAEANLDSLYRRQLIHEAMQANGTSWAYNPSFDPTKNAQAQYLP
- a CDS encoding sulfatase-like hydrolase/transferase, translating into MPNLSNRPNILFFFPDQLRFDWIGSNPDIAVRTPNLDRLQKNGVTFSKTVCPAPVCAPSRACVAAGTEYDNCPVKGNSDDYPTDRATVYSMLRDSGYHTLGCGKFDLNKGTCTSNLPAWGLDGKRHLNEWGFSDGINNEGKIDGANSGREKPQGPYLQYLEERGLRQIHLNDFANRKGQRSTFPTPLPDDAYCDNWIGQNGRDLIQSVPEGKPWFIQVNFNGPHLPLDITESMAKLYENVDFPQPNRNDQLTPDELLRARRNYSAMVENIDHQVGLYLDLLEERGELDNTLIVFSSDHGEMLGDHNSWGKGKPLHPSASVPLVISGPGVQQGITHDLPTTNLDLTATFLDYAGLGIPDDMDSRSLRNLLEGTTSTHRDIVLSGLGNWRMAYDGRYKYIEGFGDTSMLFDLDTDPLENNDIIDNPGVSAHIERLKAELIQ
- a CDS encoding sulfatase-like hydrolase/transferase, whose product is MTNHRPNILFFCSDQHQTAASGCYGHAEVQTPNIDRIAASGIRFNRAYCQSPVCVPARGSIITSQYPHTHGARILQDALSPNTHTIAHHFAEHGYQTGAIGKMHFVDETQKHGFDYRLEMGNFRKTLTDEEWRELQRDQGGGGGTSGRPSKLSARYFQDTYYADETVRYLREKRDPNKPFILWSSYFMPHTPLVPMQQYFDLYNPETLTLPERSDNALETGFEGHLMRAKQRGWYAQTDEELGRALAGYYGNISQMDACIGKVLDTLYDLGLDQNTIIVYTSDHGEMAGAHRMWTKHNMYEQSVCVPLIIRLPGDMQANTSHNHLVEHVDLYPTLAELCNLPIPQNIHGRSFAPLFDNRTYQPREYAYSEYDFCHSVFTRDNRYVGNPPILMVRTDRWKLNYLSWARSELFDLENDPNEFRNVIDDPANVSIARELTDIAKRRYEN
- a CDS encoding phytanoyl-CoA dioxygenase family protein — translated: MPTFQTPDGTKVRMSGKELVFGETIFSPRESNDILTDTEALRQRMEEDGYLIIRNFHNREDIMKARKEVVDHMESQDLLAEGSTLEDAIIGDRKRSMRFKDSLVKTWPGFLNIVDGKNTMDFFGRFLGGPALSLDHKWLRAVRTGGNAGMHCDIVYMGAGTNNLYTMWTALGDISLDMGPLALCLGSHKLEHLRNTYGASDAHDDLIQGAFSNDPYDVIETLGTTWAATPFQAGDVVIFGMYFMHASLENTTNRFRISSDTRYQLATEATDQRHMGKDPDVIPKADLSERKSIEEYRAEWGLAKETA
- a CDS encoding aryl-sulfate sulfotransferase, which encodes MSGITQYKPDKAYEGYTLFSETFAEPNWEVGKEAVVYLIDMNGEPAHTWHLTQHTVQSHCRLLPNGHLLVPTHDRSGVTQCSNVGIFEYDPDSTLVWRVRCRTDHDYQVRDNGNLLIHTLNETMCPPLGPELKRHPYMIEITRDKELVWEWKGEEHLEDLEACLSPEAWQHVLDRATGRFAFDWAHNNTLQLIPPHKNEGDARFKPGNIFFSYRSNDVIGVIDYDTGDIVWAWGPGIIDGQHKPHILANGNVLIFDNGTLRGYSRVIELNPLTETIEWEYVADPKEAFFSAAISGAQRLPNGNTLICEGGKTRLFEVAPDGEIVWEFINPYRHENGRPVIYRCLRYSPEYAAPLLF